From Triticum urartu cultivar G1812 chromosome 2, Tu2.1, whole genome shotgun sequence, a single genomic window includes:
- the LOC125540814 gene encoding 2-alkenal reductase (NADP(+)-dependent)-like — translation MAEAEVSNKRVILKRHVTGFPTEDDMELVTATARLAVPPGSAAVMVKNLYLSCDPYMRRRMTKHQEPSYPEFVLGEVITTFGVSKVVESGHPDFKAGDLVWGMTACEEYTLITKPASIFKINHPELPLSYYAGVLGMPGLTAFSGFFNVTKPKKGDYVFVSAASGAVGQLVGQLAKITGCYVVGSAGSDEKVNLLKTKFGFDDAFNYKKEHDLNTALKRCFQQGIDIYFDNVGGEMLDAALLNMRLHGQVAVCGMISQYNLERPEGVRNLACVITKRICIEGFRVIEYFGTYRKFEEEMVGHLKEGNITYMEDVAEGIEKVPAALVGLFYGRNIGKQLVAVAQE, via the exons ATGGCGGAGGCGGAGGTGAGCAACAAGAGGGTGATCCTCAAGCGGCACGTGACGGGGTTCCCCACCGAGGACGACATGGAGCTCGTCACGGCGACGGCGCGCCTGGCCGTCCCGCCCGGGTCGGCGGCGGTGATGGTGAAGAACCTCTACCTCTCCTGCGATCCCTACATGCGCAGACGGATGACCAAGCACCAGGAGCCCAGCTACCCGGAATTCGTCCTTGGGGAG GTTATAACTACTTTTGGCGTGAGCAAGGTGGTAGAATCCGGGCACCCGGATTTCAAGGCAGGTGATCTGGTGTGGGGAATGACAGCATGTGAAGAATACACCTTGATCACTAAGCCTGCGTCGATTTTCAAGATCAACCATCCTGAATTACCGCTGTCTTACTACGCAGGTGTTCTCG GCATGCCTGGCCTTACTGCATTTTCTGGATTCTTCAACGTGACCAAGCCAAAAAAAGGCGACTATGTCTTTGTATCTGCGGCATCAGGCGCCGTCGGACAGCTTGTTGGGCAGCTTGCCAAGATCACAGGCTGCTATGTGGTTGGCAGTGCTGGTTCTGATGAGAAG GTCAACCTCCTGAAAACAAAGTTTGGATTCGACGATGCCTTCAACTACAAGAAGGAGCATGACCTCAACACGGCACTAAAGAG GTGCTTCCAGCAGGGCATCGACATCTACTTCGACAATGTGGGTGGTGAGATGCTGGATGCAGCACTACTCAACATGAGGCTGCACGGGCAGGTGGCCGTGTGCGGGATGATCTCGCAGTACAACCTGGAGCGTCCTGAAGGCGTGCGCAACCTGGCATGCGTCATCACCAAGCGCATCTGCATAGAGGGGTTCCGGGTGATAGAGTACTTCGGCACCTACCGCAAGTTCGAAGAGGAGATGGTGGGTCACCTCAAGGAAGGGAACATTACATACATGGAGGATGTCGCCGAGGGGATCGAGAAGGTGCCGGCTGCCCTCGTCGGGCTCTTCTACGGGCGCAACATCGGAAAGCAGTTGGTAGCCGTTGCACAGGAGTGA